A region from the Malus domestica chromosome 07, GDT2T_hap1 genome encodes:
- the LOC139197622 gene encoding uncharacterized protein encodes MSSSRRVYKQLQEQQQRLLAQQAELANLEEGGGGDEAFFMEEDEDDHHRRQKASHSRRVMEAVGQIAKPRRVANLDRKREKRGLIPEQKITASLRMLAYGASADQVDEIARMGKTTVLESLMRFCSAIEALYTKEYLRTPTSRDMRRLLRKGEMRGFPGMIGSIDCMHWTWKNCPSAWQGAYGDRKGAKSIILEAVASFDTWIWHAFFGVPGAQNDLNVLAQSPMFDELLQGNSPRCTYWVNGTQYEGSYYLADGIYPRWSTFVKTVPHPQTEKEKHFAKCQEGCRKDVERCFGILQARWAIVRAAARMFDVEALRSIMMTCIILHNMIVEDEYDYDAVDEYEPDPMNNSRTRIYCAHDGTEDPVQHEPLERDGRYNELIVQRYTNVQEPYWHVTRQNDLIEHQWGLHGGEDN; translated from the exons atgtcttcttcaagaaggGTGTATAAGCAGTTGCAAGAGCAACAACAaaggttgttggcacaacaggcagaattggccaatctcgaggaaggtggaggtggagatgaggctttcttcatggaggaggatgaggatgatcaccatagaaggcagaaggcctcacattcccgccgtgtcatggaagccgtgggtcagatagccaaaccaagacgtgttgcaaacctcgatagaaaaagggaaaaacgag gtcttattcccgagcaaaaaattacggcatccttgcgaatgcttgcatatggagcatctgcagatcaagtggatgagatcgcgAGGATGGGAAAAACAACTGTTCTGGAGTCCCTGATGCGGTTTTGCTCTGCAATTGAAGCCCTCTACACCAAAGAGTACCTCCGGACACCCACGTCAAGGGACATGCGAAGGCTTctgaggaagggtgagatgcgaggcttccctggcatgattggaagcatcgactgcatgcactggacttggaaaaactgtccaagtgcgtggCAAGGAGCATATGGCGACAGAAAAGGAGCCAAAAGcatcattttggaagcggtggcttcatttgatacatggatttggcatgctttttttggtgttccaggagctcaaaatgacctaaatgtccttgcccaatccccaatGTTCGACGAACTGCTGCAAGGAAACTCGCCGAGATGCACATATTGGGTTAATGGTACCCAATACGAAGGATCATACTACCTTGCagatggcatttacccaaggtggtcaacatttgtcaaaacagtgccacatccacagactgaaaaggaaaaacactttgcaaaatgtcaagaagggtgtaggaaggatgtcgagcgttgttttggtatcctgcaagctcgttgggcgattgtcagggctgcagctagaatgtttgatgtcgaggctcttcgatccatcatgatgacgtgtattattctccataacatgattgttgaagatgagtatgattatgatgccgtcgatgaatatgagccagatccgatgaacaactcaagaacacgtatttattgtgctcatgatgGGACCGAAGATCCAGTGCAACACGAGCCGTTGGAACgtgatggacgttacaatgaattgatcgttCAGCGGTACACTAATGTGCAAGAGCCATACTGGCACGTAACCCGCcagaatgacttgattgagcaccagtgGGGATTGCATGGAGGCGAAGATAATTAG
- the LOC139197623 gene encoding glutathione S-transferase T3-like: MSSWKLIEDVTLCECWVHTTHDPITGNEMDKREMWSKITKAFCDVYGENARTSQGLQGRWKKLNASFTCWKNAISHASGNLRSGTSLADQTLQAQAFYNSKNGNKSFNRLECWQIVKDCPKYKIVATGPEVVMHGMGLHSSPEPDMAEQEADTFQDTEGTAEQVPETQPTRQSLRPLGKKASKKKGSSSKNDYTKYMEELARQGELNLAREKARDEEKVAAMAAILAATEARDAAAERQREVVNRENELVREALHRENELLREERMAQADRDTMSKSLVGLSPNSKYFWTSEKRDAMRRRRARDAETSQGGSSYTNHGNQDPSTTYPNSRDFI, from the exons atgtcttcgtggaagctcattgaagatgttacgttgtgtgaatgttgggttcacactactcatgatccgattacgggtaatgagatggataagcgagagatgtggagtaaaattacgaaagcgTTTTGTGATGTATATGGAGAAAACGCCAgaactagtcaaggtcttcaaggtcgttggaaaaaactcaacgcatcatttacttgttggaaaaacgccatctctcatgcttccggtaacctccgtagtgggacaagtttagcggatcag acactacaagctcaagcattctacaattcaAAGAACGGGAACAAATCATTCAATAGATTGGaatgttggcaaattgtcaaagattgccctaaatacaaaattgtggcaactggtccagaagttgtcatgcacggTATGGGTCTACATAGTTCTCCAGAACCAGACATGGCCGAACAAGAAGCCGACACATTTCAAGACACGGAAGGGACGGCTGAACAAGTGCCCGAGACCCAACCGACTCGTCAGTCCCTAAGGCCTCTAGGTAAAAAGGcgtcaaagaaaaaaggtagttcttccaaaaatgactacactaaatatatggaggaacttgctcgccaaggtgaactAAACTTGGCACGAgaaaaggctagagatgaggaaaaagttgCTGCTATGGCAGCAATATTAGCAGCTACTGAGGCCCGTGATGCGGCGGCTGAAAGACAAAGAGAAGTAGTTAATCGAGAGAACGAGCTGGTTAGAGAAGCACTTCATCGAGAAAATGAATTGCTTCGAGAagaaaggatggctcaagcagatcgtgacactatgagcaagtctctagtaggactgtctccgaattctaaatatttttggacatcgGAAAAAAGAGATGCCATGcgtaggaggcgtgcaagagatgcgGAAACAAGTCAAGGGGGTTCTAGCTACACAAATCATGGCAACcaagatcctagcaccacatatcctaactcgagagactttatttaa
- the LOC103439821 gene encoding membrane-associated kinase regulator 5 isoform X2: METLYFLKFWKPNASTGTPPNPSVAKDNEVEEEEEDSFFDLELSFDIIQSSQENNILDSKPKPNTSDKTAGGKQTLSLSASDPISKRKILPIEPVSRPPQSPIALLKSAPKFGALKFKNPRQKTEKKTGEKAECEVSMESQKQKIKGVIAKQLAGEEAQNPPRLTRENSSRRNGIGLQNLKPEDSKTERFSKDVLQKYLNLIKPLYSKVSRRSTEKVKPAGDSPTASPAMPIFSVCSPKKDKQGNFPAGFRVVCKNLGKSKSATVMAAPPVQRRDDSLLLHNDGIQSAILHCKRSFSSRDSLSSLSRSTSDSSSMKSYSTDSFLLSRIASDSHEKSARMSIEEEISSSARRILMDKTREKQRN; the protein is encoded by the exons ATGGAAACTCTGTACTTCCTCAAGTTCTGGAAACCCAATGCCTCCACCGGCACACCTCCAAATCCTTCCGTTGCAAAAGACAACGAGgtcgaagaggaagaggaagattcTTTCTTCGACTTGGAATTAAGTTTCGACATCATCCAAAGTTCACAAGAAAACAACATCCTCGActccaaaccaaaaccaaacacctcGGACAAAACAGCCGGCGGCAAACAAACCCTTTCTCTGTCCGCTTCCGATCCCATTTCCAAAAGAAAAATCCTCCCTATTGAGCCAGTTTCCAGGCCTCCTCAGTCCCCCATCGCTCTCCTTAAATCAGCCCCAAAGTTCGGAGCTTTAAAGTTCAAAAATCCCAGACAGAAAACAGAGAAAAAAACAGGGGAAAAAGCTGAGTGCGAGGTTTCGATGGAGTCCCAGAAGCAGAAAATCAAAGGAGTAATTGCGAAACAGCTCGCCGGAGAAGAAGCTCAAAACCCACCTAGGCTCACCCGAGAAAACAGCTCCAGGAGAAACGGAATCGGATTGCAGAATCTGAAGCCGGAAGACTCGAAAACAGAGAGATTTTCTAAGGATGTTCTGCAGAAGTACCTTAATCTAATCAAACCTCTGTACTCCAAGGTTTCCAGGAGGTCTACTGAGAAGGTGAAGCCTGCCGGAGACTCACCGACGGCTTCTCCGGCGATGCCGATATTCTCTGTGTGTTCGCCTAAGAAGGACAAGCAGGGGAACTTTCCGGCGGGATTTAGAGTTGTCTGTAAGAACTTGGGGAAGAGCAAGTCTGCCACGGTGATGGCGGCGCCGCCAGTGCAACGGAGGGACGATTCCTTGCTGCTGCACAACGATGGGATTCAGAGCGCCATTCTACATTGCAAGAGATCGTTCAGTTCTAGAG ATTCTTTGTCCTCACTGTCGCGGTCAACCAGTGATTCTTCCTCCATGAAATCATATTCTACTG ATTCTTTTCTGTTATCACGGATTGCAAGTGATTCCCATGAAAAATCCGCGAGAATGTCGATCGAAGAAGAAATTTCAAGCTCTGCTCGTCGGATTTTAATGGATAAAACGCGGGAAAAACAGAGGAACTAA
- the LOC103439821 gene encoding membrane-associated kinase regulator 5 isoform X1, whose product METLYFLKFWKPNASTGTPPNPSVAKDNEVEEEEEDSFFDLELSFDIIQSSQENNILDSKPKPNTSDKTAGGKQTLSLSASDPISKRKILPIEPVSRPPQSPIALLKSAPKFGALKFKNPRQKTEKKTGEKAECEVSMESQKQKIKGVIAKQLAGEEAQNPPRLTRENSSRRNGIGLQNLKPEDSKTERFSKDVLQKYLNLIKPLYSKVSRRSTEKVKPAGDSPTASPAMPIFSVCSPKKDKQGNFPAGFRVVCKNLGKSKSATVMAAPPVQRRDDSLLLHNDGIQSAILHCKRSFSSRDSLSSLSRSTSDSSSMKSYSTETFLTDSFLLSRIASDSHEKSARMSIEEEISSSARRILMDKTREKQRN is encoded by the exons ATGGAAACTCTGTACTTCCTCAAGTTCTGGAAACCCAATGCCTCCACCGGCACACCTCCAAATCCTTCCGTTGCAAAAGACAACGAGgtcgaagaggaagaggaagattcTTTCTTCGACTTGGAATTAAGTTTCGACATCATCCAAAGTTCACAAGAAAACAACATCCTCGActccaaaccaaaaccaaacacctcGGACAAAACAGCCGGCGGCAAACAAACCCTTTCTCTGTCCGCTTCCGATCCCATTTCCAAAAGAAAAATCCTCCCTATTGAGCCAGTTTCCAGGCCTCCTCAGTCCCCCATCGCTCTCCTTAAATCAGCCCCAAAGTTCGGAGCTTTAAAGTTCAAAAATCCCAGACAGAAAACAGAGAAAAAAACAGGGGAAAAAGCTGAGTGCGAGGTTTCGATGGAGTCCCAGAAGCAGAAAATCAAAGGAGTAATTGCGAAACAGCTCGCCGGAGAAGAAGCTCAAAACCCACCTAGGCTCACCCGAGAAAACAGCTCCAGGAGAAACGGAATCGGATTGCAGAATCTGAAGCCGGAAGACTCGAAAACAGAGAGATTTTCTAAGGATGTTCTGCAGAAGTACCTTAATCTAATCAAACCTCTGTACTCCAAGGTTTCCAGGAGGTCTACTGAGAAGGTGAAGCCTGCCGGAGACTCACCGACGGCTTCTCCGGCGATGCCGATATTCTCTGTGTGTTCGCCTAAGAAGGACAAGCAGGGGAACTTTCCGGCGGGATTTAGAGTTGTCTGTAAGAACTTGGGGAAGAGCAAGTCTGCCACGGTGATGGCGGCGCCGCCAGTGCAACGGAGGGACGATTCCTTGCTGCTGCACAACGATGGGATTCAGAGCGCCATTCTACATTGCAAGAGATCGTTCAGTTCTAGAG ATTCTTTGTCCTCACTGTCGCGGTCAACCAGTGATTCTTCCTCCATGAAATCATATTCTACTG AAACTTTTTTGACAGATTCTTTTCTGTTATCACGGATTGCAAGTGATTCCCATGAAAAATCCGCGAGAATGTCGATCGAAGAAGAAATTTCAAGCTCTGCTCGTCGGATTTTAATGGATAAAACGCGGGAAAAACAGAGGAACTAA
- the LOC103439819 gene encoding reticulon-like protein B1, whose translation MAEPEPTAASLMDKIHSHHSSSSSDSDDDKKSKRAAAVKTKVDDKPSAHDSVKSKIFRLFGREKPVHKVLGGGKPADVLLWRNKKISASVLGGATVLWVFFELLEYHLITLVCHLLILSLAVFFLWSYASTFINKSPPQIPKVQIPEKTVLELASALRIEINKGFYVLRDIASGRDLKTFLGVIAVLWILSVVGKWFNFLTLFYIIFVLLHTLPVIYEKYDDQIDAFGEKAWIEIKKQYAVFDAKVLSKIPRGPVKEKKKD comes from the exons ATGGCGGAGCCAGAACCAACAGCCGCATCGCTGATGGACAAGATCCACAGCCACCACTCCTCATCTTCGTCGGACTCCGACGACGACAAGAAGTCCAAGCGCGCTGCCGCCGTCAAAACCAAGGTTGATGACAAGCCGTCGGCGCACGATTCCGTCAAATCCAAGATTTTCAGGCTCTTCGGGAGAGAAAAGCCTGTTCACAAGGTCTTGGGCGGCGGCAAAC CTGCTGATGTTCTCCTATGGAGGAACAAGAAAATATCTGCAAGTGTCCTCGGCGGTGCCACTGTTTTATGGGTTTTCTTTGAGTTGCTCGAGTACCACTTAATCACTCTGGTGTGCCATTTATTGATACTTTCTCTGGCGGTCTTTTTCCTGTGGTCCTATGCATCCACCTTTATCAACAA GTCGCCACCACAAATCCCAAAAGTTCAAATTCCTGAGAAGACTGTCCTTGAACTTGCCTCTGCTCTGAGAATTGAAATCAACAAAGGATTTTACGTTTTGCGGGATATTGCATCTGGAAGAGATTTGAAGACATTCCTTGGA GTTATAGCCGTCTTGTGGATTTTGTCGGTGGTTGGGAAATGGTTCAACTTTCTGACCCTGTTCTACATAA TTTTTGTGTTGCTGCACACTCTGCCGGTGATTTATGAGAAATACGATGACCAGATTGATGCCTTTGGCGAGAAGGCGTGGAtcgaaataaagaagcagtatGCGGTGTTTGATGCCAAGGTTTTGAGTAAAATCCCCAGGGGTCCagtgaaggagaagaagaaggattag